One window of the Cryptomeria japonica chromosome 7, Sugi_1.0, whole genome shotgun sequence genome contains the following:
- the LOC131047222 gene encoding uncharacterized protein LOC131047222 translates to MCFSVSGERCEKGRNDWVELGKINRIQMTLDILKKDQSPYQKSFLKQYDHSDRYAIEDIEGWTNAHKQIHSRSDWSMGITQGFEAWLAKTVVNFMIKALDGVPEEVTKHPMGVEVKAGIWVLAVSARQRLQRLCTIDSIVVSMLFVLYLMSVPLL, encoded by the exons ATGTGTTTCTCAGTTTCAGGAGAGAGATGTGAGAAAGGGCGAAATGACTGGGTTGAGCTTGGAAAGATCAATCGA ATTCAAATGACTTTAGATATCCTGAAAAAGGATCAAAGTCCCTATCAGAAATCATTTCTCAAACAGTATGACCATTCAGATCGATATGCAATAGAAGATATTGAGGGGTGGACGAATGCCCATAAACAGATCCATTCTCGCTCAGATTGGTCCATGGGTATAACTCAAGG CTTTGAAGCTTGGCTAGCAAAGACAGTCGTTAATTTTATGATTAAGGCATTGGATGGAGTGCCGGAGGAAGTTACCAAGCATCCCATGGGAGTGGAAGTTAAAGCTGGAATTTGGGTATTGGCGGTATCGGCAAGGCAACGGTTACAAAGGCTCTGTACAATTGACAGTATTGTGGTTTCAATGCTGTTTGTTTTGTATCTAATGTCCGTACCACTGTTGTAG